The stretch of DNA gttttgcctccaataaggattaattatatcttagctgggatcaagtacaaggttctgccttattattacagagaaaaaggaaatcatttaataaaaatgtaagatGGAGAGTTCATGTgacattagattgcaagctccactggaatAGGGAGTGAATGACTGTGCTACTTTAACAAATTAGAATAGTAATTGTCAGTTCATTAGTTCAGAAATTCCTATATAACATAGCAACTAAAGGGTTGTTCATTACTATCagtaattatattataaaatcaAACATTAGTTTTGTACATAACATTTTTTGTACATAAAGCCCCCAGAGCAGAGAGTGGaggcaaatgtatttattttctcttaAGACTATCAAACATTTTCAGTATAATGTTTGGGACTTTGGCATTACTTTTTACACCTGCAATCAAGGTTTTGTTTAATGTAATAGATTTTAATGCTTTTATACTGTGCATAATAGACTAAAACAGTAGCTGAATGTGGTTGGGTAGTTGTTAGTGGATGTGGGAAAGTTTACATTAAGGCTCCGGTCAAAAAGGAAGCACTGAAAGTAGCAACAAGGTGATGGAACTGGGATGTCCAGCCTTTCATTTGAATGCAAATGTATCTGGGGGGCAGGCAGTTATCTCTGACATCAGACTGGGCTTTAGTAAGCTGTGACTGCAGGCACCTGGCCACAGCATTGTTAGTCATGTGTAGCATCAAGGCACCGGCCTAACAGAGGTCATTTGTATCGCAACTCTCATATTGAACTACTGGGCACCATAGTTGCAGAAGTATTCTTAACAGGGTTGAGGATAAAGATGACCACCAAGGATCTCGCCTAGGAATGAACATCACATGTGGGAGACAGGCTATGCACAAGGACGTTACCATGTATCCACTTTCTGTAAGATCCGCCAGCAATAACCACTCAGCGCAGAATTACGCCTCTAACCAACCTTATTTCAACTATGTTACATATCATCATGTTCCACCTATGGATGAACAAGGGCAGCCCTGTGGAGTTTGGGGACCTCAGTATGGCTCACCAAGGGAGCAATGGAACTCTTATGGAGCTGGACCTTCCAACACAAATATGGCACAATCATCTGACTTATCACCTAACCAATTTGCCTATAATTCTTCTGGCTATAGCTCCCCGCATCCATCCGGCACTGGGATTTTACACTCTGTAGATTTGTCTCACACAGCTGCCAACTCACCCAGCGATCTTAGCCAGAATTCTTATGAATGGATGGGGAAAACCGTGCAATCGACTTCTACAGGTAAGAAAAATTGTACAAAGGGAATCATTGCTCAACTGATTAAAAATAGCTTAAAATCTTGACCTTTGGCATAATTATACCCAAAATGGAGCTACAAGTTGccacttgaaaaataaaaatttgcatgtGTTTTTCCACGTTATATATATTAGGCACACCCTTTAAATGTTTAGGCCACGTGGAAACACTTCTTCtcgtaaataaatatattcttcttttttccccctaaattttatttttgtttaggaaataattgtgctttttttaagcAACATAACCAAATTAATAATCCTGGTATTATAATGTTTATATCCCTTCTACGATTGCCCATAGAAAGCAACAGTAAACATGAGCAAAATTCCCTTGTTAAAACACTGTAGGAAAAAGACATAGTAGGCTCTTTTTACACAGAGAGATTATAAATTACTACTTGTAGCTGGCAAGAAATAGAGTTTATTGATTCCAATGTGGCAAGTACAATATTATGGCACTAGTAAGAAACAATGAAACCTATCAACAACTAGCAGCAGTCACATTTCTTTTTTGACATAAGCCAAAGCAAGTTAGGGTGCTTTTTAACATTAGATAGTGTAGCCGAGTACATTAACGGCTATCTCCTATTGTTATTagtaacattaataaaacacTGCAATTCTTGTTAAAAAAGAGTTACAACAAATGTGCCTGTCTTGATCAACAGGGAACATCACTATTTCCCTGCAgaatattattacaaagaaaccACACTGCTTTCATATTatacatacctgtatttagtattCTAAATAAACTTTACATTGAACAGTGAGTGAAGACAAGTATttaactacatatatatatatatatgaagctgAATAGAAAAACTGACTACTATAGTATAGCTCTAGGAATGCATATTTTTGGTTATAAAATTGTCAACTGACCATTTTAGTGGAATATGGTCAAGCTGTGCATCCTGTCAAAAGGCCTGATGTATGCCCATATAAATATGTGATGAGTGCCAGTGAGGGTCTAAATGCATGGTGTGTTTCATTATTAAATAAGGGTAATGGCTCACAAGCCTTTTGGCTCAGTGAGTGTTTTTTTCTGGGGAAAACTGAGACAACACTTTAAGAATTATCCCAGATTGCTTCATAATAGAGATACTAAAAATCACTTTTCTTATTGCAACTATAGACATGCAATCTGAGGCAGTTCCTGGTGTGTTGCTTTGTTTTAAACACAGACAAAATGCTACATATTCCACTGGCCCTAAAAATTAATGTGAAGGGGTGTTTTATTTTAGTCTTTGTGTGTGGATTTAGTCAAATTTATTGTACACAGCCTGTATGTACATGTAGTTATgcgtatataattatatattaacaaTTAGGATAGGGCTTTTTAATGTTCAACAGTGAGGGTCTCTGGCTACTGCTTTAATCTCATATATTATGAAAACAAAATTGAATATGCCCCTTCTTAGTGGGTAAATGGGGCATCCTGAGATGTGACAGTGAGATGAACTAGCTTCACTGCTTTTTAGGCTAATGGGCATAATATCTGACTGTTGGCTGTGGGCTAAACTGTTGTTTAGAAAGGTAGGACTACGTACAGCTTCCTTAATAATTTGTTATATGATTCTTTATAGGGTTAGGTTTACCTTTTTACATTAAAGCAGAAAGGCAACCAGAAGAAAATATATGTAAGTAAAATACCTAAATTCCCTCTGATGTATGTAACAGGCCACTGAGTATAAATTCCCTAACAAAATGATCAGGAATATCCCGCCTGAGCATATCAAGCTGATGTTAGACAGCAATGCCCAGCCTTGGGCATTTATggacagaaataaatatatatatatatatatatatatacacatacaaactGGACTTTTTCATCgagaaatacaaaataatttaggAAGTGACATATTGAATAACGAATGGGAACCTCTGCTGAATAATTTGGTTATTTTGGAAGAGCAGGCAGTTTTACCAGAGAAGTCCTATGCAAGTGAAGAGTGGCATCTGTCTgttaacccattgataaatcaGTAAAACGGTGTTTAACTCCATAACCTCTTTACTATTAGTGCTTATGGAATATACTATATGCCTGCATTTTGTCATCAATGCCCATGGCTAAAGGCATATGTTGGTGACCCCAATTCCAATGAAAGAAATAGGATGTAAGCATACTGGCTGCGTTTTTGTCATGCTAATTATAAGTGTCTTTGCAAAATAGATGTGTGGTCAGGTTTTTTTCCCTAGTCAGTTCTTGGTATTAGGGCCTATCTATCCTATAGAGGTAGCAGGCTTTTTCACACCTCTTTTCCTCTGGCTTTGATATGCAgctttgtctgtttttttttttacgtgtagCCTTTTCTCCCGAGGGTATACTGTTGG from Xenopus tropicalis strain Nigerian chromosome 8, UCB_Xtro_10.0, whole genome shotgun sequence encodes:
- the cdx4 gene encoding homeobox protein CDX-4 → MNITCGRQAMHKDVTMYPLSVRSASNNHSAQNYASNQPYFNYVTYHHVPPMDEQGQPCGVWGPQYGSPREQWNSYGAGPSNTNMAQSSDLSPNQFAYNSSGYSSPHPSGTGILHSVDLSHTAANSPSDLSQNSYEWMGKTVQSTSTGKTRTKEKYRVVYTDHQRLELEKEFHYSRYITIRRKTELAASLRLSERQVKIWFQNRRAKERKLFKKKMNQFDGICSVQSDSSSASPNPLCDSVVHTDMSGSLYQPPPIALNGL